The genome window GACATCAGGTTTCTCATGACTCTGGATGAgctgagagatgaagagagctTGATGTTGATATTGTGATGGAGAGATGGGATGATTCAGAGTTCAGTTCAGAGAGGATTAGTTGAAGGTGGAGTTCCTTCATCCATGTTGAAATGTCTGAGAGACCACAGGGTCATCTGGAACGACATGTTAACTGAACACAAGTCATGCAAATCACAGCCATATAAATATAAGAATTCCTTGCAAACACATCATGACAAGAAACACAACAGACTCCCGTCCTCTTCAAACACAACCCTGGggtttgtttctgttgaaaTAGTAAACACTCCTGATTAGAAATCCAGactgtttacagcctgttgaCCTGCGGCTGTTCAAACAGTCTCTGGACTTTTCAGTGTTTCGAAACCTCAGCCTCTATAAAACCTGTAGAGTCTGAACAAAGCTTCAGTGAGAACAGAAGTAACTTTAGGATCTGAAGATGAGACGTGTCATCGTTCTGTTGGGTGAGAAACTGAATCCACTGCAGCTGATTTACATTTCTGATTGTGTTTATTGGTAATTTCTGATCGTGTTTATTGGTAATTTCTGATCGTGTTTATTGGTAATTTCTGATGACAAAAACCTCTGAGCTCTCTGTATGAACACTGTGCTCAACCTGCAGGTGTGTCAGGTGACTCACTGCAGCGACTCCAAACACAATAAAAGACGATAAAGGTTCAGTCCGTTTAGAGAACGAATGTATAACCtcctgactgtttgtgtgtttgtgttggtgtgtttccagctgtgttgtgtgtgtgtgatggtgtaAAGTTCGGTCAGCTCTGCAGCGGAAACTCAAACAACAGGAGGAGGACGTCAGACACCTGGGGAGAAGGTCGCTACGGAGCCAGACGGTAACACAACGGTTGTAAAGACTAAACTGATGGAGGAAGTAATAGATTAACTGACAGTGAGAGTAATTcttagctgctgctgtttcagggGAAACAGGGACCATAAAGGTCTGGACATTGTGTGCAGTGATGGATCGACTGTCCTCGCTCCGTTTGATGTGACTCTCGAAGGAGGACTGACCGTCTACAGCGACCCCAATAAGGCCGCCATCAACAGAGGCATCAACCTGAGAGGAGAGGGTCGGTCCACCACGGTCTCTCTACAGAACTGATTGACCTTTGTCAATCAGATTATCGATCGTGTTGTTGATGATTGGATTTTCTTGTGTCCTGCAGGTTTGTGTTTCAAGCTGTTCTATGTGAGGCCGGACCGAACTTCTGGATCAGTGAGGAAGGGGCAGAGGATCGGCACCATGCTGCCCATGCAGGAAGTTTACCCCGGGATCACCTCACACGTCCACGTCCAGATGTGTGACAGGACCGACCCCACACCGTATTTCAACTGATTGGTCGACTGTTTGATTGACCTGCTCGGGATCTGATCAATTCATCAATGACCTGGTAAACTAACTTGGGACCTGACTGACTCATTGATCACTTGTGTAACCCTCTGTTCACACATCTCTCTCATGTTTCCTGTTAATTTTGAACTGTTCAACTTCTATAAACTAATAAAACCCTAAAAGGAGTTCTGTTGTTTCTTCAAGTGAAAGGTTTGTTGACGTTTGACTTTGACTCTAACCAATTTGAAAAAATTACCTCTGAGATATCacaactttctttctttccagttttactttatttatgaAAGTTTGTCCATTTTCAGTCGATGGAACTCTTCTAAAAATATCTTTTCACCCTGTAAACAAACTGAAGGATGCATCATGTTTGGATTAAAGTGCACtcccatctttttctctttgacaTGAACATTGAACATTGATATGATATCGtcttcaaaaaacatcaacatgaacaaaaataagGCAGAACGATAAGAACGgggataaaacacacagaaataataaaaaacaagtccaataaaaaaacatctcctcaaaatacaacaaatatcAAAAACGAGGAtcaaaaga of Lates calcarifer isolate ASB-BC8 unplaced genomic scaffold, TLL_Latcal_v3 _unitig_1979_quiver_622, whole genome shotgun sequence contains these proteins:
- the LOC108891499 gene encoding leukocyte cell-derived chemotaxin-2, with the translated sequence MRRVIVLLAVLCVCDGVKFGQLCSGNSNNRRRTSDTWGEGRYGARRGNRDHKGLDIVCSDGSTVLAPFDVTLEGGLTVYSDPNKAAINRGINLRGEGLCFKLFYVRPDRTSGSVRKGQRIGTMLPMQEVYPGITSHVHVQMCDRTDPTPYFN